DNA from Lactobacillus johnsonii:
AATATAAATAAGTGTAGAAATGAGGTAATTTTACTATGACAATGATCTCAGTTAATGAATTTAAAAATGGATTAACTATTGAATATAACAATGATTTATGGCGTATTGTTGAATTCCAACACGTTAAGCCAGGTAAAGGTAGTGCCTTTGTTCGTTCAAAACTTAAGAGTTTAAGAACTGGTGCAGTTCAAGAATATACTTTCCGTTCAACTGCTAAAGTAAATACTGCTGATATTCAAACTAAGGCAATGCAATACTTATACAATGATGGTACAAGTTTTGTATTTATGGATACTAATACTTATGAACAACTTGAAATTCCAGAAGCTCAAGTTGAAAGAGAATCTAAGTTCTTGAAAGAAAACATGGTAGTTAACGTTATTACTCATGAAGGTGAGACTTTGGGTGTTGATTTACCAAATACAGTTGATCTTGAAGTTGCAGAAACTGAACCTAATATTAAGGGTGATACATCTTCCGGTGGTGGTAAGCCAGCAACTATGGAAACTGGCTTAGTAGTTAACGTACCATTCTTTATTAATCAAGGTGATGTATTAACTATTAATACTGCTGATGGTACTTACGTTTCTCGTGCTAATAAATAGTTTTTGAGGTAAAAAATATGGCTGATAATTCAACGATTCTTTTATCAAGCAATGACAAAGGCGATGAAACCCGAGTTGACCTTGGTGTTTTAGAGGTTATTCTAGGAATTGCTGCCAGAAAAGTCGATGGCGTCAGCGAAATGCGTGGGACGCTAAAAACTGGCATCGATACTCTTTTTGGTCGTTCTAACCAAGGTAAAGGTGTTTCCCTAAGTGTTGAAGACGATAAGTTAACTGCTGATGTTTATACTTATCTTGACTACGGTGTAAATGTGCCAAAAGTATGCGTCCAACTGCAAAAAAATCTAACTTTGCAATTGAAGCAAATGACAGATTTAGATTTAACTCAAATTAATGTTCATGTAGTTGGCTTGGTTTCAGAAACAGACGAAACTGAAGTAAAGGCTGACACAGAAGCACTTTTCCCAGATGATAAAGAGGACGAGGCTAAAGACTAAATGACACAGCATGAGATGAGAAGAATTGCTATGCAAGCAATTTATTTGGCTAACCAAGGTAAATTAACTGATGCAGAGGAAGTTTGTCAAAAAGCTTTAAAGGCTTTGGAATTGAAAGATTTCCCAGACTATTCTACAGAATTAGTTAATGGTGTTTTAGCAAATAAAGAAGCACTTGATGAGCAATTAAGTAAATATTTAAAAAAGGGTTGGCGTCTTAATAGAATTAACGAAATTGACTTGGCAATCCTTGAAGTAGCTCTTTATGAAATGCAAAAGAGCAAAGTAATTGATCCGGTAGCTGCTTTAAATGAAGCGTTAAATTTATGTGATGAATTTAGCTCTAAGGAATCTAAAAAGTTTATTAATGGTCTCTTGGCCAATTTCATTAAGAAAGACTAACTAATGAGTCGGCTCGTTGAGCCGACTTTTTTTATGAGGTGATTAAGTGAAAAAATTACT
Protein-coding regions in this window:
- a CDS encoding Asp23/Gls24 family envelope stress response protein, translated to MADNSTILLSSNDKGDETRVDLGVLEVILGIAARKVDGVSEMRGTLKTGIDTLFGRSNQGKGVSLSVEDDKLTADVYTYLDYGVNVPKVCVQLQKNLTLQLKQMTDLDLTQINVHVVGLVSETDETEVKADTEALFPDDKEDEAKD
- the efp gene encoding elongation factor P, producing the protein MTMISVNEFKNGLTIEYNNDLWRIVEFQHVKPGKGSAFVRSKLKSLRTGAVQEYTFRSTAKVNTADIQTKAMQYLYNDGTSFVFMDTNTYEQLEIPEAQVERESKFLKENMVVNVITHEGETLGVDLPNTVDLEVAETEPNIKGDTSSGGGKPATMETGLVVNVPFFINQGDVLTINTADGTYVSRANK
- the nusB gene encoding transcription antitermination factor NusB; translation: MTQHEMRRIAMQAIYLANQGKLTDAEEVCQKALKALELKDFPDYSTELVNGVLANKEALDEQLSKYLKKGWRLNRINEIDLAILEVALYEMQKSKVIDPVAALNEALNLCDEFSSKESKKFINGLLANFIKKD